A part of Oceaniferula flava genomic DNA contains:
- a CDS encoding SurA N-terminal domain-containing protein, whose translation MRKYTGLMVVVFVLLGAGFLFTMNDIGTGSGVSGGSGPTVLEVHGQSIDQQSYSRMGEQTLQLCSEAGLHNYINFLMAPDAQQMQQALQLGRFGYNYFTMMRNNLTAVELNRFVANRIILKRAITEMGLYASEDEVTEAIKSLPTFSSGGKYSEAAYTLFAEKRLGRMGMTERHLRDLVRENLCLNKLVNIVGGGLAPSRSATQDMLEAQMQTVTLAKVTFQRDDFVERENPSEEEVKAYWEAHQDAYKTDEQRRISYLLLTLPEDADEAATEDDKAEAEPKNEEEAKAKAQAKAAEETQKRELRATAAKALTRQIQELYDSIIESENEKLPLDFKAIVEKHDHQVTESELFTRAKLPAELQGLTLRGSSNQNRPLSEDIFKMKKSDNAYNNVSAPLPVGEHGWVVFVLEEVVEPELLDYDAARAKARAQLIGENATEKVKLAAEEARSAVLELMKAGKDFDTAVREKGLTPVQVGPFASSTPPQDEPSAQQLHGIAAGLNPGEVSEVINEADRSLFFLVEKRELEDTEENKLRVDNAVQGAEMDLMIRTFLNWINHQYQKAEVKAPAV comes from the coding sequence ATGCGCAAATACACCGGCCTGATGGTCGTCGTTTTCGTCCTGCTTGGCGCAGGCTTCCTATTCACCATGAACGACATCGGCACCGGATCCGGCGTCAGTGGAGGCAGCGGTCCCACCGTGCTGGAAGTTCACGGTCAATCGATCGACCAGCAGTCCTACAGCCGCATGGGCGAGCAGACACTTCAGCTTTGTTCCGAGGCCGGTTTGCACAACTACATCAACTTCCTCATGGCCCCTGACGCTCAGCAGATGCAGCAGGCGCTGCAGCTTGGTCGTTTCGGCTACAACTACTTCACCATGATGCGCAACAACTTGACCGCAGTGGAGCTCAACCGCTTTGTTGCCAACCGCATCATTCTCAAGCGCGCCATCACCGAGATGGGCCTCTACGCCAGCGAGGACGAGGTGACCGAAGCCATCAAATCTCTCCCCACCTTCTCCAGCGGTGGCAAATACAGCGAGGCTGCCTACACCCTCTTCGCCGAGAAACGCCTCGGCCGGATGGGCATGACCGAGCGTCACCTGCGCGACCTCGTCCGTGAAAACCTCTGCCTGAACAAGCTGGTTAACATCGTCGGTGGCGGACTCGCTCCATCACGCAGCGCCACGCAAGACATGCTCGAAGCCCAGATGCAGACGGTCACCTTGGCCAAAGTCACCTTCCAGCGCGATGATTTCGTGGAAAGAGAAAACCCCAGCGAAGAGGAAGTCAAAGCCTACTGGGAAGCCCACCAAGATGCTTACAAGACCGATGAGCAACGCCGCATTTCCTACCTCCTCCTGACCCTCCCGGAAGACGCTGATGAAGCCGCCACGGAGGACGACAAAGCAGAGGCCGAGCCGAAGAATGAAGAGGAAGCCAAGGCCAAAGCACAGGCCAAAGCCGCTGAGGAAACTCAGAAACGTGAACTTCGTGCCACCGCCGCCAAGGCCCTGACACGCCAGATTCAGGAACTTTACGACAGCATCATCGAGAGCGAAAACGAAAAGCTCCCGCTCGATTTCAAAGCCATCGTTGAAAAACACGACCACCAAGTCACCGAGAGCGAGCTCTTCACCCGTGCCAAGCTCCCCGCTGAGCTGCAAGGCCTGACCCTCCGTGGCTCCAGCAATCAGAACCGCCCACTTTCCGAGGACATCTTCAAAATGAAGAAATCCGACAACGCCTACAACAACGTCTCCGCGCCCCTCCCCGTTGGTGAGCACGGCTGGGTTGTGTTTGTGCTCGAGGAAGTCGTCGAACCTGAACTGCTCGACTACGATGCGGCCCGCGCCAAAGCTCGTGCACAACTCATCGGAGAGAATGCCACTGAGAAGGTGAAACTCGCCGCCGAAGAAGCCCGCAGTGCAGTGCTCGAGCTGATGAAGGCCGGCAAGGACTTCGACACCGCTGTGCGTGAAAAAGGCCTGACACCTGTGCAGGTTGGCCCGTTCGCCAGCAGCACTCCGCCGCAAGACGAGCCCAGCGCTCAGCAGCTTCACGGCATCGCCGCCGGCCTCAACCCCGGCGAGGTTTCCGAAGTCATCAACGAAGCCGACCGCTCGCTCTTCTTCCTCGTCGAAAAACGTGAACTTGAAGACACCGAGGAAAACAAACTGCGCGTGGACAATGCCGTGCAAGGTGCAGAAATGGACCTGATGATCCGCACCTTCCTGAACTGGATCAACCACCAGTATCAGAAAGCCGAGGTCAAGGCACCCGCTGTCTAA
- the purD gene encoding phosphoribosylamine--glycine ligase, which yields MKILVVGKGGREHALITALVESPTETELYCFPGSDAIEPLAKSVKVDGLHELIRWMSENQIDLCIAGEESYLVKDEGLANLCEEAGIPCWGPHKQSAQLEASKEFAKEFMLRHNIPTGAATGCADIDEARAAINGQYPTVLKFDGLAAGKGVAVCPDEASAEEFLNEVMVERKFGPGRLLVEECLVGPEVSIFAAVCDDQYLIFTPARDYKRALDGDEGPNTGGMGAVASRQLIDKDMLDEIEQKIVRPTVDGLVKDGLPYRGYLYFGLMLTPDGPKIIEYNCRFGDPECQAVMPLVQGDIASFCHSAAQGEMKPELLSFDEGWSVCLILASAGYPVTSRSGDVISGLMDMEYARVYHAGTKLNEDMQWETNGGRVLAVVAGGEDRLTAVDAAYAELEKISFDGAQKRTDIGRCNF from the coding sequence ATGAAAATTCTTGTTGTAGGCAAAGGAGGACGTGAACACGCCCTGATCACCGCATTGGTAGAATCTCCGACTGAGACGGAGCTCTATTGTTTCCCCGGCAGCGATGCCATTGAGCCACTGGCAAAAAGTGTCAAGGTGGACGGTCTGCACGAGCTGATCCGCTGGATGAGTGAGAATCAGATCGATCTCTGCATCGCTGGTGAGGAAAGTTATCTGGTCAAGGATGAGGGCCTGGCGAACCTTTGTGAGGAGGCGGGTATCCCATGTTGGGGGCCACACAAGCAGTCGGCCCAGCTCGAAGCCAGCAAGGAGTTTGCCAAGGAGTTCATGCTGCGGCACAACATCCCCACTGGCGCGGCCACCGGCTGCGCTGACATCGATGAAGCCCGCGCGGCGATCAATGGTCAGTATCCCACCGTCTTGAAGTTCGATGGTCTGGCTGCCGGTAAGGGCGTGGCCGTCTGTCCCGATGAAGCGAGTGCCGAGGAGTTTTTGAATGAGGTCATGGTCGAAAGGAAATTCGGTCCCGGCCGGTTGTTGGTCGAGGAATGTTTGGTGGGACCGGAAGTTTCCATCTTCGCCGCCGTCTGCGATGATCAGTATTTGATCTTCACCCCGGCTCGCGATTACAAACGTGCGCTTGATGGCGACGAGGGTCCGAACACCGGTGGCATGGGGGCGGTGGCCAGTCGACAACTGATCGACAAAGACATGCTCGACGAGATTGAACAAAAAATCGTCCGTCCGACCGTTGACGGTCTGGTGAAAGATGGTCTGCCATACCGTGGTTATCTCTATTTCGGCCTGATGCTGACTCCCGATGGTCCCAAGATCATCGAATACAACTGCCGCTTCGGCGATCCGGAATGCCAGGCGGTCATGCCGCTGGTGCAGGGCGACATTGCCAGCTTCTGCCACTCGGCAGCCCAGGGAGAGATGAAGCCTGAGCTGCTTAGCTTTGACGAAGGTTGGAGTGTCTGTCTGATTCTGGCCAGCGCCGGTTATCCGGTGACTTCGCGCAGTGGCGATGTGATTTCAGGCCTCATGGATATGGAATATGCCCGTGTGTATCACGCTGGGACCAAGCTCAATGAGGACATGCAGTGGGAGACCAATGGCGGCCGTGTGCTGGCTGTGGTGGCTGGTGGCGAAGACCGACTGACAGCCGTCGATGCCGCCTATGCCGAGCTGGAAAAAATCAGCTTCGATGGTGCCCAGAAGCGCACCGACATCGGACGCTGTAATTTTTAA
- a CDS encoding glycosyltransferase family 9 protein yields the protein MAVLCPESQAPLWQSMEELDRVIIYPDKSSARQIAKLLQAQDLEFESSISWEANEAAKAFQRVSILQRLGYPAKGLEKTLTDPVSVVVEPGPIEHRVRHYLLLVEELGGNPFVKATFQTPELPAAPKKSKIALAPASDFGASHQWPVERFKELVESFEAEHGKDGIEWLILGSSQSGDIGTTESDLATLLDGRAKNHAAEWGMEENLTALASCTALLSSDNSLAHLAAHLGLPAVVVFGPNEPSWKRPLGKQSQALREHVACSPCFLPKCPLDMRCQDAVSVEMVSEALLDAMNDRAGESQTN from the coding sequence ATGGCTGTGCTTTGCCCGGAATCGCAGGCGCCGCTGTGGCAATCGATGGAGGAGTTAGACCGGGTGATCATCTACCCGGATAAAAGTTCAGCGCGTCAGATTGCCAAACTACTGCAGGCACAGGACTTGGAGTTTGAGTCGTCGATCAGCTGGGAGGCCAACGAGGCTGCCAAGGCATTCCAGCGGGTATCCATTTTACAACGACTCGGCTATCCGGCGAAAGGCTTGGAAAAAACGCTGACCGATCCGGTGTCGGTGGTGGTGGAGCCGGGGCCGATCGAACACCGGGTGCGTCACTACCTGCTACTGGTGGAAGAGCTGGGCGGGAATCCCTTTGTGAAAGCGACGTTCCAGACACCCGAGCTACCCGCTGCACCGAAGAAGTCGAAAATTGCGCTCGCGCCGGCGTCCGATTTTGGAGCCAGTCATCAATGGCCGGTCGAGCGCTTCAAGGAGCTGGTCGAGAGCTTCGAGGCTGAGCACGGGAAGGATGGCATCGAGTGGTTGATCCTCGGTTCAAGCCAGTCGGGCGATATCGGAACCACGGAAAGCGATCTCGCAACGCTGCTCGACGGTCGGGCCAAAAATCATGCGGCTGAGTGGGGTATGGAAGAAAACCTCACGGCATTGGCGAGCTGCACGGCGCTACTCAGCAGCGATAACAGTCTGGCACACTTGGCCGCGCATCTCGGCTTGCCGGCGGTGGTGGTCTTTGGTCCAAACGAACCCAGCTGGAAGCGCCCACTGGGAAAACAGAGCCAAGCGCTACGTGAGCATGTGGCTTGTAGTCCTTGTTTTCTACCTAAGTGTCCTCTCGACATGCGCTGCCAAGATGCGGTGAGCGTGGAAATGGTGAGCGAGGCCCTGCTCGACGCCATGAATGATCGAGCCGGTGAGTCACAGACCAACTAA
- a CDS encoding S1C family serine protease, with the protein MRNKSLAIGLAIASAFSFGTASAQQSHPLAPLAPLPDKVAPPVNGIYSSIVRIEAATQVPNYREPWKAGNFSGGIGTGFLIGPNKFLTNAHVVSNARRLLITVHGSPQKHPARIVHIAHDCDLALLEVEDFTPFKGMEFLEIGLVPKLESQVRVIGYPVGGNRISVTRGVVSRIDFSSYSHTRSDQHLIVQIDAAINPGNSGGPVLQNGRVVGVAFQGLRSADNTGYMIPTPVVKRFLTDIKDGQYDHYVDLGISEFALFNPAMRKKFGLGPNSPGVLVAAVTPDGPCDGVLEDNDILTAINGNAVDAAGNILIDGEKVNLNEIVERKFAGDQIKLQIIRNGETMEKVATLKPFPPARMYAVQYGVNPRFTTFAGMVFQPLDRNLYAAHNFKNTRVRRLFAHYIDEEIFKERKDIVILTRMLSDPVTTHVSNHAGRAIESINGEKVTSLEQAHQLLHPTTTPEFFVIKCEGVERPIIVPGNKAKEASERTMRNYGISQAYRLEE; encoded by the coding sequence ATGAGAAACAAGTCACTTGCCATCGGACTGGCCATCGCCTCGGCGTTCAGTTTTGGCACCGCATCGGCACAGCAAAGCCACCCCCTCGCGCCACTGGCCCCGCTGCCAGACAAGGTCGCTCCTCCGGTGAACGGCATCTATAGCTCCATCGTCCGCATCGAAGCTGCCACCCAGGTGCCGAACTACCGCGAACCGTGGAAAGCGGGGAATTTCAGTGGTGGCATCGGCACCGGCTTCTTGATCGGTCCTAACAAATTCCTTACCAACGCCCACGTGGTCTCCAATGCCCGCCGCCTGCTCATCACCGTGCACGGGTCACCCCAGAAGCACCCGGCACGCATCGTCCACATCGCTCACGATTGTGACCTGGCATTGTTAGAGGTCGAAGACTTCACCCCATTCAAGGGCATGGAGTTCTTGGAAATTGGTCTGGTGCCAAAGCTGGAAAGCCAGGTGCGAGTGATCGGCTACCCGGTGGGCGGCAACCGCATTTCGGTCACCCGCGGTGTGGTTTCCCGCATCGACTTCAGCTCCTACAGTCACACCCGCTCGGACCAGCACCTCATTGTTCAAATTGACGCTGCCATCAACCCGGGTAACTCCGGTGGCCCGGTTCTGCAGAACGGTCGTGTCGTTGGCGTCGCATTCCAAGGTTTGCGCTCGGCCGATAACACTGGCTACATGATTCCCACACCGGTGGTGAAACGTTTTCTCACCGACATCAAAGACGGGCAATACGATCACTACGTGGACCTCGGCATCTCCGAGTTCGCCCTGTTCAATCCGGCGATGCGGAAAAAATTCGGTCTCGGCCCGAACTCACCAGGCGTGCTGGTCGCGGCGGTCACTCCGGACGGCCCCTGCGATGGTGTGTTAGAAGACAACGACATCCTCACCGCCATCAATGGCAATGCCGTGGATGCGGCAGGTAATATCCTGATCGATGGCGAAAAAGTGAACCTGAACGAAATCGTGGAGCGCAAATTTGCCGGCGACCAAATCAAGCTGCAAATCATCCGCAATGGCGAAACGATGGAAAAGGTGGCCACCCTGAAGCCCTTCCCACCAGCGCGCATGTATGCGGTGCAATACGGCGTCAACCCGCGCTTCACCACCTTCGCCGGCATGGTCTTCCAGCCGCTCGATCGGAACCTCTACGCCGCACACAACTTCAAGAACACCCGCGTCCGCCGTCTCTTTGCGCACTACATCGATGAAGAAATCTTCAAAGAACGCAAGGACATCGTCATCCTCACGCGCATGCTCAGCGATCCGGTCACGACCCATGTTTCCAACCACGCCGGTCGCGCGATCGAGTCGATCAATGGTGAAAAGGTCACCAGCCTGGAACAAGCACACCAACTGCTGCATCCGACCACCACGCCCGAATTCTTCGTAATCAAATGCGAAGGCGTCGAGCGGCCGATCATCGTTCCGGGGAACAAGGCCAAGGAGGCCAGCGAGCGCACGATGCGCAACTACGGCATCAGCCAAGCTTACCGTCTCGAAGAATAA
- the metG gene encoding methionine--tRNA ligase yields the protein MFYLTTAIDYTNGAPHIGHAYEKVLADVIARYRRLRGDDVYYLTGVDQHGQKVQQTAEKDGVNPATYVKRVTKGFTHAWDKLGLQYDGWAETTNPLHKECVQGILQRLSDEGLIYKKRYTGFYSIRQEQFLTDKERDENGEFGEEWGQVEERDEENYYFKLSDQVAWLRQFVETHEDFVIPQFRKADVLNAIERTEGTDLCISRPKERLRWGIELPFDTDFVTFVWFDALINYISFAGYNKPEGSDLPDFDKLWPAQLHIIGKDILVPSHSIYWTCMLHAIGFTDEQIPSLLVHGWWNIKKKADDGAEGSEKMSKSLGNVVDPVALVETFGQDAVRYYLVRDIHTGRDSDYDIERLVMLFNTELANNLGNLCNRALNMTKRYSGGVTVASEFDDDSCAKLRASLDVVLEKYRKHMDQYEISYALEAVVEFITGTNVFAEQHKPWEIAKDESKVDELNAVLAHMVEAVALASVLLKPIIPNACERIQTQLKADHLAELSLEDLKWGILDIGQEVAKPKPVFPRIQLEE from the coding sequence ATGTTTTATCTCACCACCGCGATTGATTACACCAATGGCGCACCGCACATCGGCCACGCTTACGAAAAAGTTCTCGCCGATGTCATCGCCCGCTACCGTCGCCTCCGTGGCGACGACGTCTACTACCTGACCGGAGTCGATCAGCACGGCCAGAAAGTTCAGCAGACCGCTGAAAAAGATGGCGTCAACCCCGCCACTTACGTCAAGCGAGTGACCAAGGGCTTCACCCATGCCTGGGACAAACTCGGGCTGCAATACGACGGCTGGGCAGAAACCACCAATCCCCTGCACAAGGAATGTGTGCAAGGCATCCTGCAGCGTCTGTCTGACGAAGGGCTGATTTACAAGAAGCGCTACACCGGCTTCTACTCGATCCGCCAAGAGCAATTCCTCACCGACAAAGAACGCGACGAAAACGGCGAGTTTGGCGAAGAGTGGGGACAGGTGGAAGAGCGCGACGAGGAAAACTACTACTTCAAACTCAGCGACCAGGTGGCTTGGCTGCGTCAGTTCGTGGAAACCCACGAGGACTTTGTCATCCCCCAATTCCGCAAGGCCGATGTGCTCAACGCCATCGAACGCACCGAGGGAACCGATCTCTGCATCTCCCGCCCCAAGGAGCGCCTCCGCTGGGGCATTGAGCTGCCATTCGACACCGATTTTGTCACCTTCGTTTGGTTCGACGCCCTGATCAACTACATCTCCTTCGCAGGATACAACAAGCCGGAAGGCTCTGATCTTCCGGACTTCGACAAGCTTTGGCCCGCACAGCTCCACATCATCGGCAAGGACATCCTCGTGCCGTCCCACTCGATTTACTGGACCTGCATGCTGCACGCCATCGGATTTACCGACGAGCAAATCCCCTCCCTGTTAGTTCACGGATGGTGGAACATTAAGAAGAAGGCCGACGACGGTGCTGAAGGCTCGGAGAAAATGTCCAAGTCGCTCGGCAACGTGGTCGACCCCGTGGCTCTGGTCGAAACCTTCGGTCAAGATGCCGTGCGCTACTATCTGGTGCGCGATATCCACACCGGCCGCGATTCCGACTACGACATCGAGCGCCTGGTAATGCTCTTCAACACCGAGCTCGCCAACAACCTCGGCAACCTCTGCAACCGAGCGCTCAACATGACCAAGCGCTACAGCGGCGGAGTCACCGTGGCCTCCGAGTTTGACGACGACTCCTGCGCCAAGCTGCGCGCATCGCTCGACGTGGTATTGGAAAAATACCGCAAACACATGGATCAATACGAGATCTCCTACGCGCTTGAAGCCGTGGTGGAGTTCATCACCGGAACCAATGTCTTTGCCGAGCAACACAAACCATGGGAAATTGCCAAGGACGAGTCCAAAGTCGATGAGCTCAATGCTGTGCTCGCCCACATGGTTGAAGCCGTCGCGCTGGCCAGTGTGCTGCTGAAACCCATCATTCCCAACGCCTGTGAGCGGATTCAAACCCAGCTCAAGGCCGATCACCTCGCTGAGCTTTCGCTTGAGGATTTGAAATGGGGCATCTTGGACATCGGCCAGGAAGTGGCCAAACCCAAGCCTGTCTTCCCCAGAATCCAGCTCGAAGAGTAG
- the argH gene encoding argininosuccinate lyase, which yields MWKGRFAKATADLVQQYGESISYDWRLYKHDVNGSIAHARAQVKAGLLTEEEFSSIEKGLREVEAEIEGGNFAFSIELEDIHMNIESALTKKIGAAGAKLHTARSRNDQVATDTRLYCREEIDALTGQLSELQSALLAQSAKHAASVLPGYTHLQRGQPVTIGHHLLAYVEMLDRDKARLADCRKRVNVSPLGSGALAGSTINLDRQQIADELGFDRVTTNSMDAISDRDYIAEFLFAMALVGTHLSRLSEDLILWCSSEFGFATLSDAHTTGSSLMPQKKNPDVCEITRGKTGRLYGNLVALLTAAKGLPLTYNRDLQEDKEPLFDSIDTLKIALAVNTEMIADMEINVDVCEAAASDPLLLATDLADYLVKNGVPFRQAHELVGLAVAESVKTQNPLDQLDLTSLSEHYGADAKDVFDLQTALAARTNPGAPSIENVKSEVARWQTSLDSCK from the coding sequence GAGTCCATCTCCTATGACTGGCGACTGTACAAACATGACGTCAATGGCTCCATCGCCCACGCCCGCGCGCAGGTGAAAGCCGGACTACTCACCGAGGAGGAGTTTTCCAGTATCGAAAAAGGCCTGCGCGAAGTCGAAGCCGAGATCGAGGGCGGCAACTTTGCGTTCTCCATCGAACTCGAGGACATCCACATGAACATCGAAAGCGCGCTGACCAAGAAGATCGGTGCCGCCGGAGCGAAGCTGCACACCGCACGCTCGCGCAACGACCAAGTCGCCACCGATACCCGCTTGTATTGCCGCGAGGAAATCGACGCCCTGACCGGTCAGCTCAGCGAATTGCAGTCGGCCCTGCTTGCCCAATCCGCAAAACACGCCGCCTCCGTGCTACCAGGCTACACCCACCTTCAACGCGGTCAGCCGGTCACCATCGGCCATCACCTGTTAGCTTATGTGGAAATGTTGGATCGCGACAAAGCACGTCTCGCCGACTGCCGCAAGCGCGTCAACGTCTCGCCACTCGGCTCCGGCGCCCTCGCCGGCTCCACCATCAATCTCGACCGCCAACAGATCGCCGATGAGTTAGGTTTCGATCGGGTCACCACCAACTCCATGGACGCCATCTCGGATCGCGATTACATCGCCGAGTTTCTTTTTGCCATGGCTCTGGTAGGCACCCACCTCTCTCGCCTTTCCGAAGACCTCATCCTCTGGTGCAGTTCCGAGTTTGGCTTCGCCACCCTGAGCGATGCCCACACCACCGGATCCTCCCTGATGCCTCAGAAGAAGAACCCGGACGTCTGTGAAATCACCCGCGGCAAGACCGGTCGACTTTACGGCAACTTGGTGGCACTTCTCACCGCCGCCAAAGGCTTGCCACTGACCTACAACCGTGACCTCCAGGAGGACAAGGAACCACTTTTCGACTCCATCGACACCCTCAAAATCGCGCTCGCCGTGAACACCGAGATGATTGCCGATATGGAAATCAACGTCGATGTCTGCGAAGCCGCAGCGTCCGACCCCCTGCTGCTCGCTACCGACTTGGCCGACTACCTGGTCAAGAACGGCGTCCCCTTCCGCCAAGCCCACGAACTGGTAGGCCTGGCCGTTGCTGAATCGGTGAAAACACAAAACCCTCTCGATCAGCTGGACCTCACCAGCCTCTCGGAACACTACGGCGCCGATGCGAAGGACGTCTTCGACCTTCAAACCGCTCTCGCCGCCCGCACCAATCCAGGCGCACCCAGCATCGAGAACGTGAAATCCGAAGTCGCTCGCTGGCAAACATCCCTCGATAGCTGCAAGTAA
- a CDS encoding superoxide dismutase [Ni] — translation MKTYLTIATAAVLSFSAVPNISAHCQVPCGIYTDDTVLKDLHTHQSTIQKAMEEINTLSKDPGKNANQLTRWIMNKEEHATKIQTTISEYFLAQRLKLDEMESDKESYLKKLTLSHQIIVLAMKCKQSTDVANATALHKAIDDFTAAYTGKSGHSH, via the coding sequence ATGAAAACATATCTAACCATCGCTACCGCAGCAGTCCTCTCATTTTCCGCCGTCCCCAACATTTCCGCTCACTGCCAAGTTCCTTGCGGCATTTACACGGACGACACCGTGCTAAAAGATCTCCACACCCACCAATCGACCATTCAAAAGGCGATGGAGGAAATCAACACCCTGTCCAAAGACCCCGGTAAAAATGCCAACCAACTGACGCGCTGGATCATGAACAAGGAGGAACACGCCACCAAGATCCAGACCACCATTTCCGAATACTTCCTCGCCCAGCGCCTGAAGCTCGACGAAATGGAATCGGACAAAGAATCCTATCTGAAAAAACTCACACTTAGCCACCAGATCATCGTGCTGGCGATGAAGTGCAAGCAGAGCACCGACGTGGCCAACGCCACCGCTCTGCACAAGGCGATCGATGACTTCACCGCAGCCTACACAGGAAAAAGCGGTCACAGTCATTAA